The following is a genomic window from Parabacteroides johnsonii DSM 18315.
GTGGAAGGCATGAAAAAGCAATTGATGCGCCTTCGCTTCATTCAGGAAGATTTGGGCTTGATAGAACGCGCCAATGCAAAAGAAATTCGTTCAGAATAATGAAGATACTGGTTACGGGGGCAAGGGGATTTGTCGGCAAGAACCTTTGCACCCAACTCAAGAACATACGTGATGGCAAGGCACGCAATTATGGCGAGCTTGTCATTGAGGAAGTGATGGAATACGACATCGATTCCACTCCGGAACAGCTCGATGAGTATTGCGCTAAGGCTGATTTCGTCTTTAACCTTGCGGGGGTAAACCGCCCCAAAGAGCAGAGCGAGTTTATGGCAGGCAACTTTGGATTTGCCTCTATGTTGCTTGATGCGCTGCGCAAACACTACAATCGCTGTCCAGTCATGCTATCGTCATCCATTCAGGCGACCTTGATAGGGCGATATGGGGAATCTGACTATGGCAAATCGAAGCTGGCTGGCGAGGAACTGTTCTTCCGTTATGGCGAAGAAACAGGCGCAAAAGTATTAGTCTATCGTTTCCCAAACCTGTTTGGAAAATGGTGTCGTCCGAATTACAATTCCGCAGTTGCCACTTTTTGCCACAACATTGCCAACGATCTGCCCATCTCAGTCAACGACCGTTCCACCGCACTTGAACTTCTCTACATCGATGACCTCGTGGAGGAGATGATTGCCGCATTGACAGGGAATGAGCACCATTGCGAATTTGACGGAGTGGAAACGGTGCTGAATCCGGAGGGACGCTATTGTGCTGTGCCGGTAAGCCACAGGGCGACTTTAGGAGAAATCGTTGATTTGCTACAATTGTTCCACAGTCAACCCCAGACCCTCTTGATTCCTCAGATTCCAACCGGATCGTTTGCCAAGAAATTGTATTCCACCTATCTGACTTATCTGCCCAAAGAGGAAATGGCCTTTCCGTTGAAAATGAATATTGATCAGCGAGGTTCATTTACCGAGCTACTGAAAACCGCCGACTGCGGGCAGGTGTCGGTGAACATCACCAAACCGGGTATTACGAAAGGGCAACATTGGCATAATTCCAAGTGGGAGTTTTTTATCGTAGTGGCCGGACATGGGCTGATTCAGCAGCGCAAGGTGGGAACAGATGAAGTAATAGAATTTGAAGTGTCTGGCGAAAAGATAGAAGCCGTACATATGCTTCCCGGCTATACGCACAATATAATCAACTTATCGGATACAGAAAACTTGGTTACTGTGATGTGGGCTAACGAACCGTTTGATCCCAACCGACCGGACACGTATTATGAAGAGGTGGTATTGAAAGAAAATAAATAGGCACTTGATAAATAATGTTTTATGCAATTAATCAATGATATTTTGCTGGACGAAGTGTCGGAGAAAGCCACACTCAGTCCTCGTTTGCGGATGAACTATAATCTGCATGACGATTTGGAGGCCAAGGCACAACGCCTGCTGAACGCTTTGGAGCCGGGAACGCAGTTACCTGTACATCGGCATCCACATACTGCTGAGACCTATATCCTGTTAAGAGGAAGGATAAACGTCCTCTTCTACAATGAAGACAAACAAGTGCAGGAAAGACAGGAATTGTCTGTAGCTTCAGGAATCTATGGCGTACACATCCCTGCCGGACAATGGCATACATTGGAGGTTTT
Proteins encoded in this region:
- a CDS encoding capsular polysaccharide biosynthesis protein CapF, yielding MKILVTGARGFVGKNLCTQLKNIRDGKARNYGELVIEEVMEYDIDSTPEQLDEYCAKADFVFNLAGVNRPKEQSEFMAGNFGFASMLLDALRKHYNRCPVMLSSSIQATLIGRYGESDYGKSKLAGEELFFRYGEETGAKVLVYRFPNLFGKWCRPNYNSAVATFCHNIANDLPISVNDRSTALELLYIDDLVEEMIAALTGNEHHCEFDGVETVLNPEGRYCAVPVSHRATLGEIVDLLQLFHSQPQTLLIPQIPTGSFAKKLYSTYLTYLPKEEMAFPLKMNIDQRGSFTELLKTADCGQVSVNITKPGITKGQHWHNSKWEFFIVVAGHGLIQQRKVGTDEVIEFEVSGEKIEAVHMLPGYTHNIINLSDTENLVTVMWANEPFDPNRPDTYYEEVVLKENK
- a CDS encoding WbuC family cupin fold metalloprotein, giving the protein MQLINDILLDEVSEKATLSPRLRMNYNLHDDLEAKAQRLLNALEPGTQLPVHRHPHTAETYILLRGRINVLFYNEDKQVQERQELSVASGIYGVHIPAGQWHTLEVLENATVIFEVKDGPYTPLTEDNIMNL